The genome window TTAATAGAATGTTAAATATATTGCACCGAAATTGATTTTAAATATGTGAAAAACATACTATTAATCAGAAATGTTTATAAAAAAGTATTTTCTTCAAAAATAATTTGTTAAGAAAATATTTAGAAATATCAAAAACATATCTTAAAAGGAATAACTTTTGTTAAAGCACAATAACCAATTATAATGATATGAAAAAATTAACTCAAATTTTATGTGCTGGAGCTTTCATTTTTGCTTTAGCAAGTTGTCATAACAGCAAGGCTGTTGCATACCAAAAAGATAATGGTACAGGCGGTTATACCGAAGAAAAGGTAAACAATGATACGTATATTGTTAGTTTTGATGGAAACGAATACAATAAAAAAGACAAAACGTTTGACTATGCTTTGTTGAGAGCAGCAGAAATTGGTCAGCGTAATAATTTTGATTATTTTGCAATTTTAAGTACGGTGAACGATAAAGTCTTGGAAAAAAGTAACAGCTATACAAAGTTAGATAATAATGATACGTGGCTGAAAGTACAATATTTCAAAAACAGTAAACCAATAAAATTTCAAACGGTTTATGAACCAGCTGTTGTAATAAAAGATTTGCATAAAAAATATAAAATTAAATAAGGATACAAACCACTCATTTGAGTGGTTTTTTTTTTGAATAAATTAACATTTTCGATGACACAATGTGGCGTTTTAACTTCTCAACTTTGTATTATGTTCGCATTGATAGATTGTAATAATTTTTACGCCAGTTGCCATCGTGTTTTTCAACCGAAGCTTCTTCATCAGCCAATTGTAGTATTGTCTAATAATGATGGTTGTGTAATTTCGCGTTCTGCCGAAGCGAAGTTAGCTGGAATTCCAATGGGTGCGCCTGCGCATCAATTTCAACGTATTTTTGAACAGAAAAAAATCAAAGTTTTTTCGTCAAATTATCAATTATATGCGGATATGAGCAATCGTGTAATGTCGATTTTATCGTTGTATTCGCCCGATCAAGAAATTTATTCGATAGACGAATGTTTCTTAAAATTGAATGGATTTGATCGTTTTGATTTGAAAAATTACGGATTAGAAATCAAATCTAAAATTTATCAGTTTACAAAATTGCCAGTTTGTGTTGGAATTGCACCAACTAAATCCTTGGCGAAATTAGCGAATCATATTGCGAAAAAATTTCCAGAAGTTCATCAAGGAGTTTATGTTATTCAGACTCAAGAACAAATCCATAAAGCGTTAAAATGGTTAAATATCGAAGATGTTTGGGGAGTTGGTAGACGAATGTCACGACGTTTGAGAATGATTGGTGTCAATAAAGCGTTGGACTTTGTACAATTAAAAGATGATTTTCTTCGGAAAGAATTTTCGATAGTAGGTTTGCGTTTGAAAAAAGATTTGTTAGGTGAAGCGGTGTTAGATTTAGAAGCGATTTCGGCAAAGAAAAGTATTGCAACGACGCGTAGTTTTGAAGAATATACCAACGATTTTGAATATGTAAAAGAGCGTGTTGCTACTTTTGCGGTTTCGTGTGCAGAGAAACTTCGGAAACAGAATTCGTCTTGCAATTTGGTTACAGTTTTTATTCAGACCAATAATTTTGATAGAAATAAACCGCAATATTACCGTACAATTTCGGTCCATTTACCTTACGAATCGAATTCAAGTATTACGTTGTCCAAATTTGCAATTAAAGCGTTTGAGCAAATTTATAAAGATGGTTATGAGTACAAAAAGGCTGGAGTAGTGGTATCTGGAATTGTTTCGTCAGATCAAAAACAATTATCGCTTTTTGAAGAAGAAAATCCAAATCATCCAGATTTGATGAAAGTCATCGATTTGTTGAACAAAAAATTTGGTGCAGCAAAAATAAAATTAGCTTCGCAAGATTTGAATAAAACGTGGAAAATGCGTCAAAATAATTTATCACCTTGTTATACAACGAAGTGGAAAGATTTGTTGGTGGTGTATTAAATGATAGAAAAATGAATGGAGAGATAAAAATGTTAGACAAAGAACTCAATCTTTTTGTGATAAATACAGATGGTGAGAAAAAATATATTCCGAATTTTGGTCATGTAAATGCTGGATTTCCTTCACCTGCAGAAGATTTTGTAGATGATAAAATAAGTTTGGATGAACGTTATTTAACGCATCCCGAATCTATTTTTTTGATTGTCGTTGGTGGAGATTCGATGTATCCTGTTTATCAAAAAAATGATATTTTGGTGATTCGGACAGATCTTATTCCGTTGCATCATGATGATATTATTGTTTCCGTTAATAATGAAGATTATACGTTGAAACGTTTTGATAAAATAAACAATAAATTAATAGCAATAAATCCAAATTACAAAGATTGTGTACAAATACACGAAAATGATGAGGTGGTTATTTTAGGTGTTGTGGGTGTTTTGGTACGAGAAAAAACGAATAGAATTTAAACCTTTGTTGTAACTTTTTTATAAAACATGCATCTTAATAGTAAAGATATGATGTTATGAGAAAATTTATTTTATTGTGTTTTGCAGTGATGTTGGTACAATCTTGTGTGACAATTTCAACTGTTTCTAATGTGTCAACGAATGCGTCAAGATATTTGAGTATTGATGGAATTTATAAAACAGAAGGAACAACATATTCGGCAACAAAAGTGATTAGACGAAATAATAATCAAATCGTTTTGGACTTTACACAAATGCAAGGAGAAGTTTATTATTTCTTGAAAACAAATCAAGATATAGAACTTGAATTAGATTATGAAGTGAAACAAAAAAATGGTTTAATGGATTTCTCGATAGTAGATTATACAGGAAAAGAATTAACTCAAATAGGTAGTGCTTCGAAAGGAAAAATGAATAAAAAAGAATCTATTCATTTAGAATCTTATAAAAGTTATAGAATCAATTTTAAAGGAGATGAGTTTAAAGGAAAAGTATCTGTTCAGTTAAATAATAAATAAAAATAAATAAGGTCGAGTTTTACTCGACCTTATTTATTTTTATTGAAATGCTCCAATTGTAGGAGTTGTTCCTCGTGGTTGTCCATTGTAATCTAACGGATATTGTTGTGCAAAAGTTACTTTTCCTTTCCCTTTTGCTGGCGATTCGTTTTTCACCGCTAATTTATTTGCAAAATATTCTGTATTTTCAAACATCGGATCCAACGTAATACTTGCCAAGAAATTTGGCGCAGTTGTGACATTTAACGTTGAAGTATCTACATTATGAATAATATTGGTATCAAATAAATAATTGAAAGCCGCACCATCTTTTTTATCCAATAAAATAGCATTCGGCGTATTATCATTATAAAAAATACAATTCCCGAAGGTTGCTTTTGTTAAAGCCGAAACATTTTTATCATTGTTTTCATTACTCAAGAAAAGTGAATAAGCTGGACCAGCACCTGTCGCAAAATGGTAATAATTGGCAAAAGTAGAATGATAAAATTCGTACGAACCTCCATATTCTATTGCTAAAGTTGCCAAATTACTATTATTCATCACTAAATTGTAACCTGTAATTGTAGCGTTTGTAGCTAAAATTCCATACGATTGATTATTGACAATTTTGGCGTTACTAATATCTAATTTCGAGTTATTTACGTGTAAACCAGTATCCGCACCAATAATTTTTGTATAATTGATTTTCGATGTACTATTTGGAGCTAATTCGATTTTGTTCCATTGATCAGGAATCGAATCGTATTTGTTGTCATGACGCGCCGAACGAAATTTTACTTCTTCATTCAAAGCTCCATTCACAGTAAGTTTTGCATTGTTTCCAATTGTTAAACTTGCTCCTTTTTTGAAATAAACTTTAGCTCCTTTATCAATTGTTAAATCACTTGTAACCGTTAAATTTCCATCAATTACTTGGGCTTCGTTCACATTCCAATTTGCAGAAGAAATTGTAGCATCTTTTGTATGAATTTTAGCTTTTTCTATCCAAGAAAGTAACTTAATTTTTTTAGAAGAATTAGTTGTTTCAAAATTAATTTCGTCATCGTAAAGTGGATTAAGAGGCGCTTCTTGTGCATTTACTTCAACAAAAATAAATAAACTATCTTTTTTGCGAATCGGTACATTTTCGAAACTTGTTCCTGCTTTTCCGTCTACATTTATATTGAAAAATGAATTATTTCCACGTGTCAAATATATTTTTGGAATTACGCGATCATCATTCTCAGGATTATAAATTTTAAGAAGATAAGTTTCAGATTTAGAAAAATTATATACGGTATCTACGGAAACGGTATCTTTGCTAAAACGCAATTCAGAACTAATAGGATCATAGTCAAAATCATCGCGACAAGATTGAAAACCAATCAAAGAAGCAATACCAAGTCCGGCGATTAATGTTTTTACGTTCATAAAGTTATGATTCATTATATAAGTTTAAACAGCAAATAATAGGTTTTATTGTAGATGGACAAAGATAAAAATTAGATTTTTATGAATAGATTCACCAAAAATATTTGTACGAATTACTAAAATGTTTATATTTGCACCACGAAAAATGTGTACAAGAAGTGCAGGTTTAATTTTAAGAAGCCCATTACACTCGAAATTAAATTTGCTTAACGTATTGTTTTAAATGTTTTTTCAATAAAATTGATTGTAACATTCTGTAAATAATATTATCTTTGCACTCCAATAAAGTTAACAAAGAAGATTAAAAAAATGAAAAAAGATATCCACCCAACAAATTACCGTTTGGTAGCATTCAAAGATATGTCTAACGAAGATGTATTCATCACAAAATCTTGTGCTGATACTAAAGATACATTAGTTGTTGACGGAGTAGAGTACCCATTAATCAAAATGGAGATTTCTTCTACATCTCACCCATTTTACACAGGTAAATCTAAATTGGTTGATACTGCAGGACGTATCGACAAATTCAGAAGCAAATACGCTAAAAAAGGATAAGAATAGGCAACTATTTGCAATCTTTAAAATATATCAAAAACCTACAAGAATTTCTTGTAGGTTTTTTTAGTTTAATCAGGTTTTAATTATAAATTTGTAACGTTATATTAACACAAAAAATAGTTAACTCACATGTCTTTATTCGACAATACACAGTTTGCTTTCGAATCGAAATCAGATAAAGATTTAAAGAAAGCGTATTACTTATACAAGTTAATCGGAAGCCCCGCATTGACAAGTTTTGGAACTAAGTTTTTTAATTTACCATTTGCGGTAGATATCCCATTTGTAAAACCTGTAATTCGTGAAACAATCTACAAACAATTTGTAGGAGGAGAAACGGCAGAACAAGGTGTGGTTGTCGCAAATGAATTATTTAAATATCACGTAAGTTCTATTTTAGATTATTCTATCGAAGGATTAACAGAAGAAAAACAATTTGACGAAGTTCGTGACGTTATGTTACACTTGGTTGATTTAGCAAAATCTAATCAATCAATTCCATTTGTAGTTTTTAAACCAACTGCATTTGGTCGAATCGAATTATTTGAAAAAGTAGGAAAGAAACAAACGTTAACTGCAGAAGAAGAAAAATCTTGGGCAAATATTCGTCAACGTTTCGAGGCTGTATGTCAAAAAGGATATGAGTTAGATGTTAATATCATGGTAGATGCAGAAGAAACTTGGATGCAAGGTTCTGCAGATGATTTGACTGACGAAATGATGGTGAAATATAACACAAAGCGTGCTTTAGTTTGGAATACGTTGCAAATGTATCGTCATGATCGTTTGGCTTATTTGAAAGAAATGTATGCAAAAGCAGAACGCGAAGGATATTTCTTAGGATTCAAAATTGTGCGTGGAGCATATATGGAGAAAGAACGTGCACGTGCGCAAGCTGAAGGTTATCCATCTCCAATTCAACCAAACAAAGAAGCTTCGGATAGAGATTATAACTTAGCGTTAGAATTTATTGCTTCTCATCATGAACGTTTTGGTTTATTCGCAGGTTCGCACAATGAAGAAAGTTGCGAATTGTTAATCAAATTGATGAACGAAAACGGAATCGAGAAAAATAATCCAAATTTTTGGTTTGGACAATTATTCGGAATGAGTGATAATATTTCATTCAACTTGGCGCATTTAGGATACAATATTGCTAAATATTTACCATATGGACCAATCAAAGAAGTAATGCCTTACTTGGTTCGTCGTGCGCAAGAAAATACATCTGTTGCAGGACAAACTGGACGAGAATTGATGTTGATCGAAAAAGAATTAGAGCGTCGTAAAAAATCGAAATAATCGTGTTTTTATATCAAGCAAAAATCCACTCAATTTGAGTGGATTTTTTAATTAATTATTATTTTTCTTGATTTTAATCTTGCCTTTATGTTCGTGATACATCATACAAGTTGCTTTATTTTCTAACTCTTTGCATGTTTTTTCAAAATCATAAATAACACTTACTATTTCACCTTCTTTTTTGTCCGAAAGCATTTCATTATTACAAACCAAATAATCCTCTTTATCATCAACACGAATGTAAGTTCCTGTACAATCTCTCACAATTGTTCCTGTAAATAATCGATCGTGTTTGATATTTGTACTACAAGAAGATAGGGCTAAAGTAAAGAGAGTAGTTAATGTGAAAAGTAGTTTCATATTTTGATAAATTAATAATCATAAATATAAAGTTTTTTATAGAGTAAATAAATAGAGCTTAACTATTTTAAAAACTTTTTTCATTAAAATTTAGAATAACCAACATCATCGAATCTTGTAAAGAAGTCACTTGATGAATAACTTTTGGCGGAAGAATATATTCGTCAAATTCTTTTAGATTGACAATCTCAATTTTTGAGTCAATTTCTATTTCACCTTTCAACATCAAAATTTTTGCATTTACAGGTAATTGATGATCGATTAATTTCAAACCTTTTTTCAGTCCAAAAGCAACAACACGCGTATCATCATTTCTGAAAATGATTTTTATAATTGGTTTTTCCGATTCCGAAATCTGATCTAAAATGGCATGTAACATAATGATAGTTTTTGAATTCTCTTAAAATTAGTATTAATTCTTCAAACTGTCTGAAAATGAAATATTAATAATTTGTGAAATTTTAAGCAATGGTAATCTTCATTCTTAACACAAAAAAATGTTTAACTTGCGTTTTTAATCCTATAAAATGACAATTAATTATTTTGCCGAAATTATTTTACCCCTTTCATTAAATGGAACATTTACGTATCATCTTTCTGAAATTGATTTACAGCAAATTAAAGTTGGTCAGCGTGTTTCCGTGCCTTTCGGAACGCAAAAATTATATACAGGAATTGTACATTCTATTCATCAAAATGCACCAGAGTTATACAAAACAAAGGCGATTCATGCTTTTTTGGATGACGTACCTTTGGTCACGCAAACACAAATTAATTTTTGGGAATGGATGGCAAATTATTATATGTGTTCGTTGGGTGATGTTTTCAGAAATGCTTTTCCTTCTGCGTTAAAATTAGAATTTCAAACTTTTGTTCGATTAATTAATCCAAATTATGAAACAATTGAAGAATTAAATGATTATGAATTTTTAGTTTTTGAAGCATTGAAATTAAGAGAAATAATTTCGGTTGAAGAAGCAGCTTTAATTGTGGATGAAAAATCAGCAATTCCAACACTTAAATTATTAATTGATAAAGGAATTATTCGATTAGATGAAAAACTTAACGAAAAATATACGCCAAAAATTGATAATTATGTCAGATTACATCCTGATTTAAAAGGAAATGAAACTGCTTTTATTGAGATTTTAAATCAATTAAATAAAGCGCCAAAACAGCGCGAAACTTTGTTGCAATTGATTACATTAGAGACGCAATTACAAGAAAAACCGCTAAAAGTGGCAGATTTTGTAAAACAAGGAGCGACAAATGCAGTACTTAAATCGTTAGCAGAAAAAGGAGCGGTCGAAATTTATCAACATCAAACTTCTCGTGTAGAAGAACAGGAGAAAGATGTAACTGAGATTTCAGAATTGACATTGAAACAAACTGCTGCTCTAAATCAAATTAAAGAAGATTTTAAAGATAAATCGACTGTTTTGTTGCATGGTGTAACATCAAGTGGAAAGACAGAAATTTATCTAAAATTGATGGAGCAAGTAATTGCGAAAGGAAATAAAGTGTTGTATTTATTGCCAGAAATTTCGGTCACAACGCAAATTGTTCATCGCATTAAAAAACATTTTGGAGAAAGAGTAGGAGTTTATCATTCGAAATTCAATCAAAATGAACGTGTCGAATTGTGGCAAAAAACCTTGAATGGTGATTTCGATATTATCATTGGTCCACGAACAGCGTTGTATTTGCCTTTTGATAATTTGGGAATGATTATCGTCGACGAAGAGCACGAATCGTCTTACAAGCAGATGGATATAAAACCATTTTTTCATGCACGCGATATGGCGATGTTGCTTGGAGGAATGATGAACGCAAAGGTTTTGTTAGGTTCGGCGACGCCTTCGGCTGAAAGTTATTATAATGCAAAAAATAAAAAATATGGTTATGTCGAATTAACGGAACGTTTTGGAAACATAAAATTGCCCGAAATTAATTTGGTTGACCTCAAAAAAGCGCAAAAGGAAAAAGAAATTACAGAAGATATTTCACATACACTTCGTGATGAAATTTTCAATCAATTGCATCAAAAAAAACAAGTCATTTTGTTTCAGAATCGGCGTGGATATGCACCGATTATGGAATGTAATACGTGTGGTCATACGCCCGAATGTCCAAATTGTGATGTCAGTTTAACATATCATAAATTCTCGAATCAACTAAAATGTCATTATTGTGGTTATGCGCAAGCGAAACCCTTGCGTTGTCCAAGTTGTGGTTCGCACGAATTGAATACAAAAGGTTTGGGAACGGAGCAGATAGAACAGCAAGTTCAAACGATTTTTCCTGATGCAAAAGTTCGAAGAATGGATGTAGATTCGATGCGCGGGAAATTTGCTTACGAAAAATTAATTGAAGATTTCGAGAATAAAGAAATTGATATTTTAATTGGAACGCAAATGATTACAAAAGGTTTTGATTTTGGAAATGTTAATTTTGTTGGTGTTATTCGAGCGGATTCTTTGTTGAATTTTCCAGATTTTAGAGCGCACGAAAAAGCATTTCAATTGTTAACGCAAGTTTCTGGTCGTGCAGGTCGTAGACAAGAGCAAGGAAAAGTATTGATTCAATCTTTTCAACCTGAACATCAGATTTTGCAAAATGTTACAACTTACAGTTATGCGCCAACGATGAAGGATATTTTGTATGAGCGCAAAGAATTTTTGTATCCGCCTTATTCTCGGTTAATCAAGTTGCGTTTCAAGCATAAAAATAAAGAACGTTTGGATAAAACAGCGGCTCAATTGGTTGTTTTGCTTAAACCAAGTTTTGATGCAAAATGTTTACTTGGTCCTGAAGCGCCTTCGATTGGACGAATCAATAATTTGTATATCACAGATGTGATGATTAAAATTCGACCAAATCAATCACCTCAAAAAGTAAAAGATTTAATTCAATCAAAAATAGATCAACTGCATACAATTGCGGCTTTTCGCTCTGTACGAATTGATGTAGATGTAGATCCAGTTTAAAATAAAAACCTCCCAAAAGTTAACTTTTGGAAGGTTTTTTTGTTAAGATTCTAGGCTTCTTAAATATTGTTGTTGCAAAGATCGACGTCTACCTTTCATAAATAAGAATAGATTTAGCATTAACATTATTCCTAAATAAATGGCGAATCCTCCAATTTTTGTGCTTAATCTTACAATTAAATCTTCGGTTGTTGCGATAGAAGTCATGTAAACAATTAGCATGGCGAAACCAATATTCAAAAGATAAAAACCAATTTTGAACAATGAATTTGTTGCGCTTGCAATATCTTCTTTTTGATGAAAAATATCGTACATAAATATTTTTCCATTTTTGAATAAAACGTTAGAAACTGCGATTGTCATTAATATTGCCACTGGTAAGTAAACCAAATATGCAATTAGATTGTAATTTGTCATAATTTGTTGTGTTTAAGTGTTTATTTTTTTGCTTTTTCTTGCGATATAAATAATCGATAAATTAATAAAATGTAATATTCCGAGAATTAATAATATAAATCCAATTTTGTAGGACAAGGACGAAAACATAATGGTAATGGAATCAACTCGCTCCCAATTTTGTAAACTTATTGCCGAAAATCCAAGATTGACCAAGTAATAACCAATCAATAAAAGATTATTAATAGATTGACAAACAGAATGATTGTCGATTAAATTTGTCAGGTATATAAAACCAATTTTATACACTTTCCAACCAACAAAAATGGTGATGTAGAAAGTAATAATTAGATAAATGATATACGAAATAATATTATGCATATTGAATTTTCAATAATTTTTGAAACTTATAATTCAAAAAAATACGAATTGATTATTTCATCAAATTCGTGATTTTTCCTACCAACCAATGTTCATCAGACTTTATGGCAAGGTCCATTATATTATTGATTTTTGTCGAAACAGAAGATAAATCTTGTAACAATTTTGCAAATTCTTTTGCATCATCAGATTGATCGTCAATGTTTTTTAATGATTCTAAAAAATCAATTACCGGCTCTATTTCACGCTTTCTGCGTTCTTTTGTAATTTGTTTGAACAAATACCAAACATCTTTATCGGCAACAAAATATTCTTTACGTTCTCCTTTTATCAATTCTTTTCTCACAATTCCCCAATCCATCAAAGCACGCAAATTCATGTTTGCATTTCCTCTCGAAATTTGCAGTTCTTCCATGATTTGATCAGTAGAAATTGGTTCGTTGTACGTTAATAATAATGCATGAACTTGTGCCATTGTGCGATTTATTCCCCAATTAACAGCGAAAGTTCCCCAAGTTTGAACAAATTTTTCTTTTGATTCTTCTAATTTCATTGCAATTATTATTTACACAAATATATATAAATTTCTAAACTTTCAAAAATTATTGAAAATTAATTTTAAAAAATATTTCATTAACAGATTCTTAGATAAATCTTAAACTTGCTTGTAACATTTTTCTGATAATTTCGACTTATCTGTTATCTTTATTGAAATTTACAACAATCTATGATATCTATTCGAGATTTAAATAAATCCTACATAATGGGAAAAAATAAACTTCACGTACTCAAAGGAATTAACCTTGAGATTGCGGAAGGTGAATTTGTTGCGATTATGGGATCTTCGGGTTCAGGGAAATCAACTTTATTGAATATCATTGGGATGTTGGACGAGCATGATACAGGTATTTATGAATTGGATGGCGTTAGAATCGAGAAATTAAACGAAACTAAAGCGGCTAATTATCGAAACAAATTTTTAGGATTTATTTTTCAATCGTATAATTTAATTGGTTTCAAAAATGTCTTAGAAAATGTTGCCTTGCCGTTGTATTATCAAAAAGTAAAACGTTCGGATCGAAATAAAATTGCGCTTAGTTATCTGGAGAGAGTAGGGTTGGAGCCTTGGGCTACTCATATGCCAAACGAACTTTCGGGTGGACAAAAACAGCGTGTTGCAATAGCGCGTGCTTTGGCTGCAAAACCAAAATTGTTATTGGCAGATGAGCCTACGGGAGCATTGGATACGAAGACGTCGCAAGAAGTAATGCACTTGATTCAAGAAATTAATGACGAAGGTAAAACTATTGTAATGGTGACGCACGAAGATGATATTGCAAATATGTGTAAACGTATTGTTCGTCTGAAGGATGGTGTAATAGTAAGTGACGAAAAAGTAGAACAAGTAAGAGTTTAATGATTTTCGGATTTCAAACTTCGTCAATCATAAATCAAAGAATCGTAAATATAAAATATGTTTGATACAGACCGTTGGAGCGAAATATGGTCGTCCATTGCAAGTAATAAATTGCGTACGGCATTGTCGGGTTTGACAATCGCTTTAGCGCTTTTTGTGTTTATTACATTGTATGGATTGGGAAATGGTTTGCAGAACGGATTTCAACAAGAATTCTTTAAAGCAAATTCATTAAATATTACTGTTAACGGCGGAACGACAACTGAGCCTTACAATGGTTTCAAACAAGGACGTACCATAGAATTGGACGTAAAAGATTTTGATTTTATTAAACATTCTTTTCCAGATGAAATAAAATCGATTGTAAGTACAATTTCAAAAAGTGATACAATTCGAAATGAAGCTAATTCAGGAAGTTATTCGATTACTGGAGTTTATCCAGAATATGAATCAATGATTAATGAAAATGTAACGCTTGGTCGATTTATCAATAAAAAAGATATGGAAAATCAATCCAAATCAATTGTTATTGGACGATTGGTTGCGCAAGATTTTTTTCCAAATCAAATTGCTATTGGTAAGTATTTGCAATTAGGTTCAAGTATGTATCAAGTGGTTGGTGTTTTCGAAAGTAAAGATGGTGGCGATAATGCTG of Empedobacter falsenii contains these proteins:
- a CDS encoding CC0125/CC1285 family lipoprotein, which translates into the protein MKKLTQILCAGAFIFALASCHNSKAVAYQKDNGTGGYTEEKVNNDTYIVSFDGNEYNKKDKTFDYALLRAAEIGQRNNFDYFAILSTVNDKVLEKSNSYTKLDNNDTWLKVQYFKNSKPIKFQTVYEPAVVIKDLHKKYKIK
- a CDS encoding Y-family DNA polymerase; amino-acid sequence: MFALIDCNNFYASCHRVFQPKLLHQPIVVLSNNDGCVISRSAEAKLAGIPMGAPAHQFQRIFEQKKIKVFSSNYQLYADMSNRVMSILSLYSPDQEIYSIDECFLKLNGFDRFDLKNYGLEIKSKIYQFTKLPVCVGIAPTKSLAKLANHIAKKFPEVHQGVYVIQTQEQIHKALKWLNIEDVWGVGRRMSRRLRMIGVNKALDFVQLKDDFLRKEFSIVGLRLKKDLLGEAVLDLEAISAKKSIATTRSFEEYTNDFEYVKERVATFAVSCAEKLRKQNSSCNLVTVFIQTNNFDRNKPQYYRTISVHLPYESNSSITLSKFAIKAFEQIYKDGYEYKKAGVVVSGIVSSDQKQLSLFEEENPNHPDLMKVIDLLNKKFGAAKIKLASQDLNKTWKMRQNNLSPCYTTKWKDLLVVY
- a CDS encoding LexA family protein; this encodes MNGEIKMLDKELNLFVINTDGEKKYIPNFGHVNAGFPSPAEDFVDDKISLDERYLTHPESIFLIVVGGDSMYPVYQKNDILVIRTDLIPLHHDDIIVSVNNEDYTLKRFDKINNKLIAINPNYKDCVQIHENDEVVILGVVGVLVREKTNRI
- a CDS encoding type B 50S ribosomal protein L31, which translates into the protein MKKDIHPTNYRLVAFKDMSNEDVFITKSCADTKDTLVVDGVEYPLIKMEISSTSHPFYTGKSKLVDTAGRIDKFRSKYAKKG
- a CDS encoding proline dehydrogenase family protein, encoding MSLFDNTQFAFESKSDKDLKKAYYLYKLIGSPALTSFGTKFFNLPFAVDIPFVKPVIRETIYKQFVGGETAEQGVVVANELFKYHVSSILDYSIEGLTEEKQFDEVRDVMLHLVDLAKSNQSIPFVVFKPTAFGRIELFEKVGKKQTLTAEEEKSWANIRQRFEAVCQKGYELDVNIMVDAEETWMQGSADDLTDEMMVKYNTKRALVWNTLQMYRHDRLAYLKEMYAKAEREGYFLGFKIVRGAYMEKERARAQAEGYPSPIQPNKEASDRDYNLALEFIASHHERFGLFAGSHNEESCELLIKLMNENGIEKNNPNFWFGQLFGMSDNISFNLAHLGYNIAKYLPYGPIKEVMPYLVRRAQENTSVAGQTGRELMLIEKELERRKKSK
- a CDS encoding cupin domain-containing protein is translated as MLHAILDQISESEKPIIKIIFRNDDTRVVAFGLKKGLKLIDHQLPVNAKILMLKGEIEIDSKIEIVNLKEFDEYILPPKVIHQVTSLQDSMMLVILNFNEKSF
- the priA gene encoding replication restart helicase PriA — protein: MTINYFAEIILPLSLNGTFTYHLSEIDLQQIKVGQRVSVPFGTQKLYTGIVHSIHQNAPELYKTKAIHAFLDDVPLVTQTQINFWEWMANYYMCSLGDVFRNAFPSALKLEFQTFVRLINPNYETIEELNDYEFLVFEALKLREIISVEEAALIVDEKSAIPTLKLLIDKGIIRLDEKLNEKYTPKIDNYVRLHPDLKGNETAFIEILNQLNKAPKQRETLLQLITLETQLQEKPLKVADFVKQGATNAVLKSLAEKGAVEIYQHQTSRVEEQEKDVTEISELTLKQTAALNQIKEDFKDKSTVLLHGVTSSGKTEIYLKLMEQVIAKGNKVLYLLPEISVTTQIVHRIKKHFGERVGVYHSKFNQNERVELWQKTLNGDFDIIIGPRTALYLPFDNLGMIIVDEEHESSYKQMDIKPFFHARDMAMLLGGMMNAKVLLGSATPSAESYYNAKNKKYGYVELTERFGNIKLPEINLVDLKKAQKEKEITEDISHTLRDEIFNQLHQKKQVILFQNRRGYAPIMECNTCGHTPECPNCDVSLTYHKFSNQLKCHYCGYAQAKPLRCPSCGSHELNTKGLGTEQIEQQVQTIFPDAKVRRMDVDSMRGKFAYEKLIEDFENKEIDILIGTQMITKGFDFGNVNFVGVIRADSLLNFPDFRAHEKAFQLLTQVSGRAGRRQEQGKVLIQSFQPEHQILQNVTTYSYAPTMKDILYERKEFLYPPYSRLIKLRFKHKNKERLDKTAAQLVVLLKPSFDAKCLLGPEAPSIGRINNLYITDVMIKIRPNQSPQKVKDLIQSKIDQLHTIAAFRSVRIDVDVDPV
- a CDS encoding membrane protein, whose translation is MTNYNLIAYLVYLPVAILMTIAVSNVLFKNGKIFMYDIFHQKEDIASATNSLFKIGFYLLNIGFAMLIVYMTSIATTEDLIVRLSTKIGGFAIYLGIMLMLNLFLFMKGRRRSLQQQYLRSLES
- a CDS encoding GbsR/MarR family transcriptional regulator gives rise to the protein MKLEESKEKFVQTWGTFAVNWGINRTMAQVHALLLTYNEPISTDQIMEELQISRGNANMNLRALMDWGIVRKELIKGERKEYFVADKDVWYLFKQITKERRKREIEPVIDFLESLKNIDDQSDDAKEFAKLLQDLSSVSTKINNIMDLAIKSDEHWLVGKITNLMK
- a CDS encoding ABC transporter ATP-binding protein → MISIRDLNKSYIMGKNKLHVLKGINLEIAEGEFVAIMGSSGSGKSTLLNIIGMLDEHDTGIYELDGVRIEKLNETKAANYRNKFLGFIFQSYNLIGFKNVLENVALPLYYQKVKRSDRNKIALSYLERVGLEPWATHMPNELSGGQKQRVAIARALAAKPKLLLADEPTGALDTKTSQEVMHLIQEINDEGKTIVMVTHEDDIANMCKRIVRLKDGVIVSDEKVEQVRV